The genome window ATGACGGCAGTGCCGGAGGCCGTCTCCCGCCTCCCATACTATTTTATTCCTGTCAGAGCCGTATCTCTGTATATTCCATGACGCACGACCGCCTGACCCTCATCCTCGTCTTCGCCGTTTTTGCCGTCACGGCCCTCGCCTTCTGGAACCTCCTCTGGGTGGTCGTCATTGCCGCGTCCCTTGCCGTCGTCATCCTGCCCCTGAAGCGGTGGTTCTGCCGGTGGGTGGGTGAGGAGATGGCGTCCCTTCTCACGACCGTCACGGTCTTTCTCGCCCTTACCGTCGCGGCGGGTTTCACGATCGCCGTCCTTGCCCTGAACGCCGATTATCTCGCCGGGATCGTGCAGGGGATCCTCGCCTGGATCGGGGCCGAGGGGGAGACGGCTGTGGGGCCTGTCCAGTCGGCCGGCATCGCCGCATGGGCCGGTGAGCAGGTCGCCCGTTTCGGCGACTGGGCCGGGACATTTGCGTCTGAGGTGCCGATGCTCGTCATCGACGTCATCGTCTTCTTCCTCGCCCTGTTCATGTTCGTTTTCCGGGGCGAGGCGGTCGCCGCGGAGGTGACGGCCGCCCTCCCCGCCCGCCTGCGGGCCGCGGTCGAGAGGATGACCGTCACCTCGGTCGACACCCTCTATGCGATCTATATCGTCCACGTGGCGACGGCGGTGATCACCTTCTTCCTCGCCATCCCCTTCTTCTGGCTTCTCGGCTACGACCACATCATCTTCTTCTCGGTGATGGCCGGGATCTTCCAGCTCATTCCGATCCTGGGGCCTTCCCTGATCATGTTCTTCATCGGCATCCACGCCCTCTCCCTCGGCGACGTCAGGGGGGCGGCCCTGGCGGCCTTCATCGGTTACCCG of Methanofollis sp. contains these proteins:
- a CDS encoding AI-2E family transporter, producing MTHDRLTLILVFAVFAVTALAFWNLLWVVVIAASLAVVILPLKRWFCRWVGEEMASLLTTVTVFLALTVAAGFTIAVLALNADYLAGIVQGILAWIGAEGETAVGPVQSAGIAAWAGEQVARFGDWAGTFASEVPMLVIDVIVFFLALFMFVFRGEAVAAEVTAALPARLRAAVERMTVTSVDTLYAIYIVHVATAVITFFLAIPFFWLLGYDHIIFFSVMAGIFQLIPILGPSLIMFFIGIHALSLGDVRGAALAAFIGYPIVCAFPDLYFRPLMMGRRAAIHPVIMWIGFFGGLVTMGIVGFILGPLFLALAVAGYRIFIEEMEEAKGAEV